In Yarrowia lipolytica chromosome 1F, complete sequence, a genomic segment contains:
- a CDS encoding uncharacterized protein (Compare to YALI0F21725g, similar to Saccharomyces cerevisiae NUG1 (YER006W); ancestral locus Anc_7.150, similar to uniprot|P40010 Saccharomyces cerevisiae Hypothetical GTP-binding protein (YER006w)), whose amino-acid sequence MPKPKAPTSKRTSTRLREGIKKKAAAHGRKQRKLAKKDVTWKSKNKKDLGIPNSFPYKEQLLQQLDAQKQAEVAEKERKKEEARQARAEARSRGEDVPDEEEFEDNPMAALLASARAAAEEYDGSDDEDEEMESEVTELDVKVNPGDDVFNESSRKAFDKIFKTVVDQADVILYVLDSRDPEGTRSRAVESAILSNPDKRLIFILNKVDLIPAENLQNWVNTLRLTFPTLPLRAANSGPVTGRQLCNKNVTQQSTSTALLDALKKYAKDSQLKRSVIVGVIGYPNVGKSSIINALTKIHGGGRACPVGAQAGVTTALREVKIDNKLKILDSPGIVFPSEKANKVQEQARLVLLNAIPAKQMVDQVPAVQLLLKRLTNDESLLQQFMEHYSIPPLSHANFKDFTTNVLIHVARKTGRLGKGGIPNLEAASKNIINDWRDGRILGWTQAPEYTEALADEENRPGISSSKSLKAPAKQQDTKTVVQEWAKEFDLGGLWTPGEDDEDVDM is encoded by the coding sequence ATGCCCAAACCAAAGGCCCCCACATCCAAGCGAACCTCTACTCGACTGAGAGAGGgtatcaagaagaaggctgccgCCCATGGTCGAAAACAGCGAAAGctcgccaagaaggacgtgACCTGGAAGTCCAAAAACAAGAAGGATCTCGGTATCCCCAACTCCTTCCCCTACAAGGAGCAGCTtttgcagcagctggacgCACAGAAACAGGCCGAGgtggccgagaaggagcgaaagaaggaggaagcTCGACAGGCCCGAGCTGAGGCCCGGTCTCGAGGCGAGGACGTGcctgatgaggaggaatTTGAGGACAACCCCATGGCTGCTCTGTTGGCCAGTGCACgggctgctgccgaggagTACGATGGCAGtgatgacgaggacgaagagatggagagcGAGGTTACGGAGCTGGATGTCAAGGTCAACCCTGGTGATGATGTGTTTAACGAGTCTTCGCGAAAGGCCTTCGACAAGATCTTCAAGACCGTTGTGGACCAGGCTGATGTCATTCTCTACGTTCTGGACTCTCGAGATCCCGAGGGAACCCGGTCTCGAGCTGTCGAATCTGCCATTCTGTCCAATCCCGACAAGCGACTTATTTTCATTCTTAACAAGGTTGATCTGATCCCTGCCGAGAACCTGCAGAACTGGGTCAACACTCTGCGACTCACCTTCCCCACTTTGCCCCTGCGAGCTGCCAACTCCGGTCCCGTGACCGGCCGACAGCTCTGCAACAAAAACGTGACCCAGCAGTCCACCTCCACCGCTCTGCTGGACGCCCTCAAAAAGTACGCTAAGGACTCGCAGCTTAAGCGGTCTGTCATTGTCGGAGTCATTGGCTACCCTAACGTTGGAAAGTCATCCATCATCAACGCTCTCACCAAGAtccatggaggaggacgagccTGTCCCGTCGGAGCCCAAGCCGGTGTCACCACCGCTCTTCGAGAGGTCAAGATCGacaacaagctcaagattCTCGACTCTCCGGGTATCGTTTTCCCCTCCGAGAAGGCCAACAAGGTGCAGGAGCAGGCCCGTCTCGTGCTCTTGAACGCAATTCCTGCTAAGCAGATGGTCGACCAGGTTCCCGCTGTCcaactgctgctcaagcgACTCACCAACGACGAGTCTCTGTTGCAGCAGTTCATGGAGCACTACTCTATCCCCCCTCTGTCGCACGCCAACTTCAAGGACTTCACCACAAACGTGCTAATTCACGTGGCTCGAAAGACTGGCCGACTCGGCAAGGGAGGAATCCCCAACCTCGAGGCTGCCTCCAAGAACATCATCAACGACTGGAGAGACGGGCGAATTCTCGGATGGACCCAGGCTCCCGAGTACACTGAGGCCCTtgccgacgaggagaaccGACCTGGTATCTCGTCATCCAAGTCCCTCAAGGCTCCCGCCAAGCAGCAGGACACCAAGACTGTGGTCCAGGAGTGGGCCAAGGAGTTTGATCTCGGCGGTCTGTGGACCCCAGGAgaggatgacgaggacGTGGACATGTAG
- a CDS encoding uncharacterized protein (Compare to YALI0F21747g, similar to Saccharomyces cerevisiae YDL156W; ancestral locus Anc_7.333, similar to uniprot|Q12510 Saccharomyces cerevisiae ORF YDL156W), translating into MSELEQIRLANIERNKALLAALNLPTEAKKESVDPEVAPKKSRKRNSARLESPDDGSDDSAPRTRRKSRRLQGLDPEANALKQEDLGGSGELKRLMQQLNGGVKKERLSGDLSLKEMLTKTGLDEKEWSASLGQLFGDGSRVSQGDFFDEIVKKEEEDTKDIDIKQSRDNLSGLQLGKMSKVTKERIYITAVHPGTDKRIVLAGDKIGVLGIWDVDSDNEPLQLQLHHATIPALCFDQNSNDILYSASYDGSVRSLELKTGKSGDVLDLEAKKNASVGVSDVANHSQPHLLYASTLCGHLIRKDLRTKSTEYETLILGEKKIGGFSVDPINTHLLATGSLDRSMRIWDLRATETARTIPGGEVIDTQFQMPHLQAIYNSRLSVSSTDWNLAGQIVCNGYDDTINIFNQSDYFLDMLNDGNGTEPVKKTRRTRNSKLAEPEISDQELPEIKKPSVRIKHNCQTGRWVTILKARWQQQPLDGVQKFAIANMNRYIDIYSGTGHQLAHLGDALMTAVPSALAFHPTQNWIAGGNSSGKMYWWE; encoded by the coding sequence ATGAGTGAACTGGAGCAGATTCGTCTGGCCAACATTGAGCGAAACAAAGCACTGTTGGCGGCTCTGAATCTTCCCACAGAGGCCAAAAAGGAGAGCGTGGACCCTGAGGTTGCGCCGAAGAAGAGTAGGAAACGAAACTCAGCTCGACTTGAGTCGCCTGACGATGGATCTGACGATTCCGCGCCCAGAACTCGACGAAAATCGCGTCGGCTGCAGGGTCTGGATCCCGAGGCAAACGCACTGAAGCAGGAGGACCTGGGAGGCAGCGGTGAGCTCAAGCGACTGATGCAACAGCTCAATGGAGgagtcaagaaggagcgacTGTCTGGAGATCTGagtctcaaggagatgctAACTAAGACTGGACTCGACGAAAAGGAGTGGAGTGCGTCGCTGGGCCAGCTGTTTGGAGACGGATCGAGGGTCAGTCAGGGAGATTTCTTTGAtgagattgtcaagaaggaagaagaggatACTAAGGACATTGACATCAAGCAGAGCAGAGACAACTTGAGCGGTCTGCAGCTCGGAAAAATGTCCAAAGTAACTAAAGAGCGAATCTACATCACTGCTGTGCATCCTGGTACAGATAAACGGATTGTTTTGGCCGGAGACAAGATTGGAGTGTTGGGTATTTGGGATGTTGATTCCGATAACGAGCCCCTACAGTTGCAATTGCACCACGCTACCATTCCTGCTCTTTGTTTCGATCAAAATTCCAACGATATTTTGTATTCCGCTTCCTATGACGGTTCTGTGAGAAGTCTGGAGCTGAAAACAGGCAAGAGTGGAGACGTTTTGGActtggaggccaagaagaacgccAGTGTCGGTGTTTCGGACGTGGCAAATCACTCCCAACCTCATCTTCTTTATGCCTCTACTCTTTGCGGTCACCTGATTCGAAAAGATCTACGAACGAAATCAACTGAATATGAGACTCTGATTCTCGGAGAAAAGAAAATTGGTGGCTTCTCGGTGGACCCCATCAACACTCATTTGCTTGCGACCGGATCGCTGGATAGATCGATGCGAATATGGGACCTGAGAGCAACTGAAACTGCCAGAACCATTCCTGGGGGAGAAGTCATCGACACACAGTTCCAGATGCCCCATCTCCAAGCCATCTACAACTCCCGactgtctgtgtcttcTACCGACTGGAACCTGGCTGGCCAGATTGTCTGCAACGGCTATGACgacaccatcaacatctTCAACCAGAGTGACTACTTCTTGGATATGTTGAATGACGGTAACGGAACAGAGCCTGTGAAGAAGACCCGACGAACCAGAAATTCCAAACTTGCTGAACCCGAGATCAGCGACCAGGAGCTGCCCGAAATCAAGAAACCTTCCGTTCGAATCAAACACAACTGCCAGACTGGCCGATGGGTTACTATTCTCAAAGCTCGATGGCAACAACAGCCTCTGGACGGCGTGCAGAAGTTTGCAATCGCCAACATGAACCGATACATTGACATTTATTCTGGCACTGGTCATCAGCTTGCTCATCTTGGTGATGCCCTCATGACTGCTGTTCCTTCTGCTCTGGCTTTCCATCCTACTCAAAACTGGATTGCAGGAGGAAATTCCAGTGGAAAGATGTATTGGTGGGAGTAG
- a CDS encoding uncharacterized protein (Compare to YALI0F21769g, similar to uniprot|P36000 Saccharomyces cerevisiae YKL135c APL2 AP-1 complex subunit beta1-adaptin) — MSLEKRIRSVFQAPKKGETYELRSGLVSQYASERKEAIQRTIQAMTLGKDVSALFPDIMKNLATHDIEQKKLVYLYLMNYAKSHPELCILAVNTFVGDSGDPNPLVRALAIRTMGCIRVDKMVDYMDGPLRKTLGDDNPYVRKTAAICVAKLFDLAPETCVEEGFLQTLQGLMSDSNPMVVANAVSALAEIQDRDPSTNCFVINSHILGKLLSALNECTEWGRVTLLTSLADYTADGDEGTHIVDRVVPQFQHANPSVVLAAVKCVLAHLHTQTEENREILLRKISPPLVSLVGSSSPPEVQYVSLRNIRLILQKYPQLLSRDLRVFFVKYNDPAYLKMEKLEILVRVANDNNASQLLAELKEYALEVDIDFVRRAVRAIGQLAIKIPSSAEKCVSLLLELLDTKINYILQEVVIVFRDILRRYLPGGVADKAISNQVFAPVIPLLCENMDEIDEPEAKAAIIWILGEYVDQVPNVAEILGSITPQFLEESTPVQLQLLTAVVKLYVKKPDQGQRLIQETLNTATSSSDNADIRDRAYIYWRLLSSDTAFAQSVVGADKPPIASIIPEVQPALLDELLSELGTLASVYHRPASTFMGKGKFGADAVQKRAIEEQRALAQDGAAAAAVGAASGGVNIENLLDIDFDGAAPASAAANTDNLNDLDGLFSHTDGNTDAAAAASGASGATGASSMNDIMSLFGNSSSMGGGMSGMGGMGGMGGSMGSPAPMAAPADPFASLSAVNTADAFASLNIGNGSEKPKEQPAQQQQQQGQGKANDDLLGLF, encoded by the coding sequence ATGTCGTTGGAAAAACGGATCCGAAGCGTGTTCCAGGCGCCCAAAAAGGGCGAGACGTACGAGCTGCGGTCCGGACTCGTGTCGCAGTACGCGTCCGAGCGAAAGGAGGCTATTCAACGCACGATCCAGGCCATGACCCTGGGCAAGGATGTTTCTGCTCTGTTTCCGGACATTATGAAAAATCTCGCCACCCACGACATTGAGCAGAAGAAACTCGTCTATCTGTATCTAATGAACTACGCCAAGTCGCACCCCGAGCTGTGCATTCTTGCCGTCAACACCTTTGTGGGAGACTCCGGCGACCCCAATCCGCTGGTTCGAGCCCTCGCCATCCGAACAATGGGCTGTATTCGAGTTGACAAGATGGTCGACTACATGGATGGACCTCTGCGAAAGACTTTGGGCGACGACAATCCCTACGTGCGAAAAACTGCCGCCATCTGTGTCGCCAAGTTGTTTGATTTGGCTCCCGAAACCtgtgtggaggagggctTCCTGCAGACGCTGCAAGGACTCATGAGTGACTCCAACCCCATGGTAGTGGCCAACGCCGTCAGCGCCCTGGCTGAGATTCAGGACAGAGACCCCTCGACAAACTGCTTTGTTATTAATTCGCACATTCTCGGCAAGTTGCTCAGTGCTCTCAACGAATGCACCGAATGGGGTCGAGTCACCCTGCTGACCTCCCTGGCCGACTATACTGCCGATGGCGACGAGGGCACCCACATTGTCGACCGTGTGGTACCCCAATTCCAGCATGCCAACCCGTCTGTCGTTCTGGCAGCCGTCAAGTGTGTGCTGGCACACCTGCACACACAAACGGAGGAGAACCGGGAGATTCTGCTACGAAAGATTTCTCCCCCTCTGGTTTCGCTCGTAGGCTCGTCGTCACCCCCAGAGGTGCAGTACGTATCTCTGCGAAACATTCGACTGATTCTGCAAAAGTACCCACAGCTGCTGTCACGAGACCTCCGAGTCTTCTTTGTCAAGTACAATGACCCCGCCTACCTCaagatggagaagctcgagaTTCTCGTGCGAGTGGCCAACGACAACAATGCCAGTCAACTGCTTGCAgagctcaaggagtacGCTCTTGAAGTTGATATCGACTTTGTGCGACGAGCCGTGAGAGCCATTGGCCAGCTGGCTATCAAGATCCCCTCGTCGGCTGAAAAATGCGTGTCGCTGCTACTTGAGCTATTGGACACCAAGATCAACTACATTCTGCAGGAGGTGGTCATTGTCTTCAGGGACATTCTGCGACGATACCTGCCTGGTGGAGTGGCTGATAaggccatctccaaccaggTGTTCGCACCCGTGATCCCCTTGCTGTGCGAAAACATGGACGAGATTGATGAACCTGAAGCCAAGGCCGCCATCATCTGGATTCTGGGCGAATACGTCGACCAGGTCCCCAACGTGGCTGAGATTCTGGGCTCTATAACCCCCcagtttctggaggagtccacACCCGTGCAGCTGCAGCTTCTCACAGCTGTGGTCAAGCTGTACGTAAAGAAACCCGACCAGGGTCAGCGGCTGATCCAGGAAACCCTCAACACTGCTACCTCGTCCTCGGACAATGCTGACATTCGAGACCGAGCCTACATTTACTGGCGTCTTCTGTCGTCAGACACTGCCTTCGCCCAGAGTGTGGTTGGAGCCGATAAGCCCCCCATTGCTTCTATTATCCCTGAGGTTCAGCCTGCTCTCCTAGACGAGCTTCTGAGCGAGCTGGGCACTCTCGCATCGGTCTACCACAGACCTGCCTCTACTTTCATGGGTAAGGGCAAGTTTGGCGCTGATGCTGTACAGAAGCGAGCCATCGAGGAGCAGCGAGCGCTTGCTCAAGACGGTGCCGCCGCggctgctgttggagctgcttCCGGAGGTGTCAACATTGAGAACCTGTTGGACATCGATTTTGATGGAGCCGCTCccgcttctgctgctgccaacacCGACAACCTGAACGACCTCGACGGTCTGTTTTCGCACACAGACGGCAACACGgacgctgctgctgccgcctcTGGTGCCTCTGGTGCCACTGGAGCTTCTTCCATGAACGACATCATGTCACTGTTTGGAAattccagcagcatgggCGGTGGCATGAGCGGAATGGGTGGCATGGGTGGCATGGGTGGTTCTATGGGGTCTCCTGCACCCATGGCTGCCCCTGCCGACCCGTTTGCTTCGTTGTCTGCTGTTAACACCGCAGATGCCTTTGCCTCTCTCAATATTGGCAACGGTTCGGAAAAACCAAAGGAACAGCCtgctcagcaacagcagcagcagggacAGGGAAAAGCCAATGATGATCTACTTGGCTTGTTTTAG